Proteins encoded together in one Pseudomonas sp. Seg1 window:
- a CDS encoding EamA family transporter, protein MSTAVSTPLNISKPWLGGLVTSLLFLIVCLSWGTTWLGIKIAVESVPPLTAAGLRFLIAFPLFLGFAVLRKEPLLFPRESRWFFVFVTLSYFSLPYYLLNYGEMHVSSGLTALLFSGMPVFILIFSAMFLREQIHPAQMVGIAIGFGSLFMIIRSQGLHLDQAEWLGVLAILGAAILHALCYVVTKKHGSAISVITYNTLPIGIAGLMLLVVGLGLESPTFASITPRSWGALLYLGLVASVGGFIVYFILLKRLSPVLLSFVFIIFPVFAVIIGAWYEGTQISRDLMLYSATLLAGFAITKLPVKR, encoded by the coding sequence ATGTCGACCGCTGTCAGCACACCGTTGAACATCAGCAAGCCGTGGCTCGGCGGGTTAGTCACCAGCCTGCTGTTTCTCATCGTCTGTCTGAGCTGGGGCACCACGTGGCTGGGGATAAAGATTGCGGTGGAAAGCGTGCCGCCCCTGACGGCCGCCGGCCTGCGTTTTCTGATTGCCTTCCCGCTGTTTCTGGGTTTCGCCGTATTACGCAAGGAGCCTTTGTTGTTTCCCCGGGAAAGTCGCTGGTTTTTCGTGTTCGTCACCTTGTCGTACTTCAGCCTGCCGTACTACTTGCTCAACTACGGCGAGATGCATGTCTCCTCCGGCCTGACTGCCCTGTTATTCAGTGGCATGCCGGTGTTCATCCTGATTTTTTCCGCGATGTTTCTGCGCGAGCAAATCCACCCCGCGCAGATGGTCGGCATCGCCATCGGCTTCGGCAGTCTGTTCATGATTATCCGCAGCCAGGGCTTGCATCTGGATCAGGCCGAATGGCTTGGCGTGCTGGCGATTCTCGGCGCGGCGATCCTGCATGCCCTGTGCTACGTGGTGACCAAAAAGCATGGCAGCGCGATCAGCGTGATCACTTACAACACCCTGCCCATCGGCATCGCCGGTTTGATGCTGTTGGTGGTTGGCCTGGGTCTGGAAAGCCCGACATTCGCCTCGATCACCCCGCGCTCGTGGGGCGCCCTGCTCTACCTCGGACTGGTGGCGTCGGTCGGCGGCTTTATCGTCTATTTCATCCTGCTCAAACGCTTGAGTCCGGTGCTTCTGTCGTTCGTCTTCATCATCTTTCCGGTGTTCGCCGTGATCATCGGCGCCTGGTACGAAGGCACGCAAATCTCTCGCGACCTGATGCTCTATTCGGCAACCCTGCTCGCCGGTTTCGCCATCACCAAACTGCCCGTCAAACGCTGA
- a CDS encoding PLP-dependent aminotransferase family protein produces the protein MSVKVSIAMVSILRDGLAHGVGVKYKRLADAVEKAIGAGVIEPGSKLPPHRLLADSLGVTIGTISRAYGELERVGLVVARVGDGTYVRQRGMERPQDKGFRNVSDEPQACLDMSRNQPIPGQETALMSQALHTLASDSRRLQQLTGYTPEGGLPRHRAAGADWLRHGDFVPHADHVLCVNGGQHGLLCALMGLLKAGDTVVTEHLSYPGLISVARQLGIKLIGAGMDDEGLLPSSLQDVCRQHRVSALYCTPTIQNPTAAVMSVSRREAIAEVCRDHNLLIIEDEAHAVLDRQRPLPLSYYAAERSVLIGSLSKAVSAGLRIGYLHAPQALIGRLSAAIRGTCWMANPLAMEVASQWIENGMAERLLHEQINEITRRKALVAGALEGLSYKTHSHSPHFWVEVPELWRASQIAAELKERNYLVATAEAFAVGHAAVPQFIRVSVCNSVGDDGLLLAGFEALNRALTETV, from the coding sequence ATGAGTGTCAAAGTAAGTATTGCCATGGTGTCAATCCTCCGTGACGGCCTCGCCCATGGCGTCGGTGTGAAGTACAAGCGGCTCGCGGATGCGGTCGAAAAAGCCATCGGTGCCGGGGTCATCGAACCCGGTAGCAAGCTGCCGCCTCACCGACTGTTGGCCGACAGTCTTGGCGTCACCATCGGCACCATCAGTCGTGCTTACGGCGAATTGGAGCGTGTAGGACTGGTGGTGGCGCGCGTAGGCGATGGCACTTATGTGCGTCAGCGTGGGATGGAACGGCCGCAGGACAAGGGCTTTCGCAATGTCAGCGATGAACCGCAAGCCTGCCTGGACATGAGCCGGAATCAGCCGATCCCCGGGCAGGAAACGGCCTTGATGAGCCAAGCCCTGCACACCCTGGCGAGTGATTCGCGACGCTTGCAACAATTGACGGGGTACACCCCCGAAGGTGGGTTGCCAAGGCATCGCGCGGCGGGAGCTGATTGGCTGCGTCACGGGGATTTCGTGCCTCACGCCGATCACGTGCTGTGCGTCAACGGCGGGCAGCATGGCCTGTTGTGTGCGTTGATGGGATTGCTCAAGGCCGGCGACACCGTGGTCACCGAGCATTTGTCCTACCCCGGATTGATCAGCGTCGCACGTCAGCTCGGGATAAAGCTGATTGGTGCGGGGATGGATGACGAAGGACTGTTGCCTTCATCTCTGCAGGACGTTTGCCGTCAGCATCGCGTCTCGGCGCTGTATTGCACGCCGACGATCCAGAATCCTACGGCTGCGGTCATGTCGGTCTCACGGCGTGAGGCGATTGCCGAGGTCTGTCGTGATCACAATCTACTGATCATTGAAGATGAAGCCCATGCGGTGCTGGATCGCCAGCGCCCGCTACCCCTGAGTTATTACGCCGCGGAGCGTTCGGTGTTGATCGGCAGTTTGAGCAAGGCTGTTTCAGCAGGGTTGCGCATCGGCTATCTGCATGCACCGCAGGCTTTGATCGGTCGCCTGAGTGCTGCGATTCGTGGCACCTGCTGGATGGCCAATCCACTGGCGATGGAAGTGGCGAGCCAGTGGATCGAAAACGGCATGGCCGAGCGTTTGCTGCATGAGCAGATCAACGAGATCACCCGGCGCAAGGCGTTGGTTGCGGGGGCGCTGGAAGGGCTGAGCTACAAGACGCACAGCCACAGTCCGCATTTCTGGGTGGAAGTGCCTGAGTTGTGGCGCGCGTCGCAGATCGCCGCTGAACTGAAAGAGCGCAACTACCTGGTTGCCACAGCCGAGGCGTTTGCGGTGGGGCATGCAGCGGTGCCGCAGTTTATTCGGGTGAGTGTGTGTAACTCGGTAGGGGATGACGGCTTGTTGCTGGCGGGGTTTGAGGCTTTAAATCGCGCACTGACAGAGACCGTGTGA
- a CDS encoding pyruvate, water dikinase regulatory protein, which produces MKRSAFFISDGTGITAETLGQSLLAQFENITFSKFTRPYIDSVEKARAMVQQINKAAETDGFRPIIFDTIVNQDIREILATSNGFMIDIFSTFLAPLEQELTEHSSYTVGKSHSIGHNSNYMERIEAVNFALDNDDGARTHYYDKADLILVGVSRCGKTPTCLYMAMQFGIRAANYPLTEDDMERLTLPSALRAHQHKLFGLTIDPDRLTAIRNERKPNSRYSSYAQCEFEVREVENLFRRENIPNINSTHFSVEEISAKILVEKGVERRFK; this is translated from the coding sequence ATGAAACGATCTGCTTTCTTTATCTCCGATGGCACCGGCATCACCGCCGAAACCCTGGGTCAAAGCCTCTTGGCGCAGTTCGAAAACATTACCTTCAGCAAATTCACGCGACCGTACATCGACAGCGTGGAAAAAGCGCGGGCCATGGTACAACAAATCAACAAAGCCGCTGAAACCGACGGCTTTCGCCCGATCATCTTCGACACCATCGTCAATCAGGACATTCGTGAGATTCTCGCAACGTCCAATGGTTTCATGATCGACATTTTCTCGACCTTCCTCGCCCCGCTCGAGCAGGAACTGACCGAGCATTCTTCCTACACCGTCGGCAAGTCCCATTCGATCGGGCACAACTCCAATTACATGGAGCGCATCGAGGCGGTGAACTTCGCCCTCGACAACGACGACGGCGCGCGCACGCACTATTACGACAAGGCTGACTTGATACTAGTGGGCGTGTCGCGATGTGGTAAGACGCCGACGTGCCTGTACATGGCCATGCAATTCGGCATCCGCGCAGCGAACTATCCGCTGACCGAAGACGACATGGAGCGCCTGACCCTGCCGTCCGCCCTGCGCGCCCACCAGCACAAGCTGTTCGGCCTGACCATCGACCCGGACCGCCTCACCGCGATCCGTAACGAGCGCAAACCCAACAGCCGCTATTCGAGCTACGCCCAGTGCGAATTCGAAGTGCGCGAGGTGGAAAATCTGTTCCGCCGCGAGAACATCCCGAACATCAACTCCACGCATTTTTCGGTGGAAGAGATTTCGGCGAAGATTCTGGTGGAGAAAGGCGTGGAGCGGCGCTTCAAATAA
- the ppsA gene encoding phosphoenolpyruvate synthase translates to MVEYVVSLDKLGKHDVEHVGGKNASLGEMISNLAGAGVSVPGGFATTAQAYRDFLELSGLNDQIHKALDALDVDDVNALAKTGAQIRQWIMEAEFPEKLNAEIRTAFAALSAGNPDVAVAVRSSATAEDLPDASFAGQQETFLNIRGVENVIRAAKEVFASLFNDRAISYRVHQGFDHKLVALSAGVQRMVRSETGTAGVMFTLDTESGFRDVVFITGAYGLGETVVQGAVNPDEFYVHKGTLEAGRPAILRRNLGSKAIKMIYGDEAKAGRSVKTVDVDKAERARFCLTDAEVSELAKQAMIIEKHYGCPMDIEWAKDGDDGKLYIVQARPETVKSRTQANVMERYLLKETGTVLVEGRAIGQRIGAGKVRIIKDVSEMDKVQPGDVLVSDMTDPDWEPVMKRASAIVTNRGGRTCHAAIIARELGIPAVVGCGNATQLLKDGQGVTVSCAEGDTGYIFEGELGFDIKKNSVDAMPELPFKIMMNVGNPDRAFDFAQLPNAGVGLARLEFIINRMIGVHPKALLNYDGLPQEIKESVDKRIAGYDDPVGFYVEKLVEGISTLAAAFAPKKVIVRLSDFKSNEYANLIGGKLYEPEEENPMLGFRGASRYISESFRDCFELECRALKRVRNEMGLTNVEIMVPFVRTLGEASQVVDLLAENGLKRGENGLRVIMMCELPSNAILAEEFLEFFDGFSIGSNDLTQLTLGLDRDSGIIAHLFDERNPAVKKLLANAIAACNKAGKYIGICGQGPSDHPDLAKWLMEQGIESVSLNPDTVLETWFFLAEGQAQA, encoded by the coding sequence TTGGTAGAGTACGTAGTTTCCCTCGATAAGCTCGGCAAACACGATGTTGAGCATGTGGGGGGCAAGAACGCATCCCTGGGCGAGATGATCAGTAACCTGGCAGGCGCCGGTGTTTCGGTCCCCGGCGGCTTCGCCACGACGGCTCAGGCCTATCGTGATTTCCTCGAACTGAGCGGCCTCAACGACCAGATCCACAAGGCCCTCGACGCGCTCGACGTCGACGACGTCAATGCCCTGGCCAAGACCGGCGCGCAGATCCGTCAATGGATCATGGAAGCCGAATTCCCCGAAAAACTGAATGCCGAGATCCGCACCGCGTTCGCCGCGCTGTCGGCCGGCAACCCTGACGTGGCCGTGGCCGTGCGTTCTTCCGCCACCGCCGAAGACCTGCCGGACGCATCCTTCGCCGGTCAGCAGGAAACCTTCCTGAACATCCGTGGTGTGGAAAACGTCATCCGCGCCGCCAAAGAGGTGTTCGCTTCGCTGTTCAACGACCGTGCGATTTCCTACCGCGTGCACCAGGGCTTCGACCACAAACTGGTCGCCCTGTCGGCCGGCGTGCAGCGCATGGTGCGTTCGGAAACCGGCACTGCCGGCGTAATGTTCACGCTCGATACCGAATCCGGTTTCCGTGACGTGGTGTTCATCACCGGCGCTTACGGCCTGGGCGAAACCGTCGTTCAAGGCGCGGTGAACCCGGATGAGTTCTACGTGCACAAAGGCACGCTGGAGGCCGGTCGCCCGGCGATCCTGCGTCGCAACCTGGGCAGCAAAGCCATCAAGATGATCTACGGTGACGAGGCCAAGGCCGGTCGTTCGGTCAAGACTGTCGATGTCGACAAGGCCGAGCGTGCACGTTTCTGCCTGACCGACGCTGAAGTCAGCGAACTGGCCAAGCAGGCAATGATCATCGAGAAGCACTACGGCTGCCCGATGGACATCGAGTGGGCCAAGGACGGTGACGACGGCAAGCTGTACATCGTGCAGGCCCGTCCGGAAACCGTGAAAAGCCGCACCCAGGCCAACGTCATGGAACGTTACCTGTTAAAAGAAACCGGCACTGTGCTGGTTGAGGGTCGTGCTATCGGCCAGCGCATTGGCGCCGGTAAAGTGCGGATCATTAAAGACGTGTCCGAGATGGACAAGGTCCAGCCGGGCGACGTGCTGGTTTCCGACATGACCGACCCGGACTGGGAACCGGTGATGAAGCGCGCCAGCGCCATCGTTACCAACCGTGGCGGCCGTACCTGCCACGCAGCGATCATCGCCCGTGAACTGGGCATTCCGGCAGTCGTCGGTTGCGGCAACGCTACCCAACTGCTGAAGGATGGCCAGGGTGTGACCGTTTCGTGCGCCGAAGGCGACACCGGTTACATCTTCGAAGGCGAGCTGGGCTTCGACATCAAGAAGAACTCCGTCGATGCCATGCCGGAGCTGCCGTTCAAAATCATGATGAACGTCGGCAACCCGGACCGCGCTTTCGACTTCGCGCAGTTGCCGAACGCCGGCGTGGGCCTGGCCCGTCTGGAATTCATCATCAACCGCATGATCGGTGTGCACCCGAAAGCGCTGTTGAACTACGACGGTCTGCCGCAGGAAATCAAGGAAAGCGTCGACAAGCGCATTGCCGGTTACGACGATCCGGTCGGTTTCTACGTCGAAAAACTGGTTGAAGGCATCAGCACCCTCGCTGCAGCGTTCGCACCGAAGAAGGTCATCGTGCGTCTGTCGGACTTCAAGTCCAACGAATACGCCAACCTGATCGGCGGCAAGCTGTACGAGCCGGAAGAAGAAAACCCGATGCTCGGCTTCCGTGGCGCTTCGCGTTACATCAGCGAATCGTTCCGCGACTGCTTCGAACTCGAATGCCGCGCGCTGAAGCGTGTGCGCAACGAGATGGGCCTGACCAACGTCGAAATCATGGTGCCTTTCGTTCGTACTTTGGGCGAAGCCAGCCAGGTGGTCGATCTGCTCGCCGAAAACGGCTTGAAGCGCGGCGAAAACGGTCTGCGCGTGATCATGATGTGCGAACTGCCTTCCAACGCGATTCTGGCCGAAGAATTCCTCGAGTTCTTCGACGGTTTCTCGATTGGCTCCAACGACCTGACTCAGCTGACCCTGGGCCTGGACCGCGATTCCGGTATCATCGCGCACCTGTTCGACGAGCGTAATCCGGCGGTCAAGAAGCTGTTGGCCAACGCGATTGCCGCGTGCAACAAGGCTGGCAAGTACATCGGTATCTGCGGTCAGGGTCCTTCGGACCACCCGGATCTGGCCAAGTGGCTGATGGAGCAGGGCATCGAAAGCGTGTCGCTGAACCCGGACACCGTGCTGGAAACCTGGTTCTTCCTCGCCGAAGGTCAAGCTCAGGCTTGA
- a CDS encoding alpha/beta fold hydrolase, whose amino-acid sequence MQSSSNLFPVALISAERRGDLSEDVYRLKPGNSPDWSVEIAVTRLGMADDSAPRGVPVILLHGSFSNRRFWFSPKGLGLGAYLTRLGFDVWIPEMRGHGLSQRNEEYRRNRVADYARYDLPAIAAFVREQSGQVPHWIGHSLGGITLAAALGGEYLGEPAVASAAFFGTQVSRTYWPLKIPPVEWSGRFILKRFAQLSGSRLKRGPEDEPIGLALESMRWYGLFGRFGDKDKDWWAGLADVQVPVLAVSAVGDHQDPAWACRKLFEQIGSEHKQFVNLGREHGFNDNFGHVEMLVSKAAQVEVWPLVARWLSDQQTPLLGEKADLAAAV is encoded by the coding sequence ATGCAAAGCAGCAGCAACCTGTTTCCTGTCGCCCTGATCAGCGCCGAACGGCGTGGTGATCTGAGCGAAGACGTGTATCGCTTGAAACCCGGCAACAGCCCCGACTGGTCCGTGGAGATTGCCGTCACCCGTTTGGGTATGGCCGATGATTCCGCGCCACGTGGTGTGCCGGTGATTTTGTTGCACGGCAGTTTTTCCAATCGGCGTTTCTGGTTTTCACCGAAGGGTCTGGGGCTGGGCGCGTATCTGACGCGCCTGGGTTTCGATGTGTGGATTCCGGAAATGCGCGGCCACGGTCTGTCGCAGCGCAACGAGGAATACCGACGTAACCGTGTCGCCGACTATGCCCGTTACGATCTGCCGGCGATTGCTGCGTTCGTGCGAGAGCAGAGCGGGCAAGTGCCGCACTGGATCGGCCATTCGCTGGGCGGCATCACCTTGGCGGCGGCGCTCGGTGGTGAATACCTCGGTGAGCCTGCCGTGGCCTCGGCGGCGTTTTTCGGCACGCAAGTGAGTCGCACCTATTGGCCGCTGAAAATCCCGCCGGTGGAGTGGAGCGGTCGCTTCATTCTCAAGCGCTTTGCGCAGCTGTCCGGCTCGCGCCTGAAACGAGGGCCGGAAGACGAACCGATCGGTCTGGCCCTCGAAAGCATGCGCTGGTACGGCCTGTTCGGCCGTTTTGGCGACAAGGACAAGGACTGGTGGGCCGGTCTTGCCGATGTGCAAGTGCCGGTACTGGCGGTGAGTGCGGTGGGGGATCATCAGGACCCGGCCTGGGCCTGTCGCAAACTCTTCGAGCAGATTGGCTCCGAGCACAAGCAGTTCGTCAATCTGGGGCGCGAACACGGTTTCAACGACAATTTCGGTCATGTCGAAATGTTGGTGAGCAAGGCCGCGCAGGTGGAGGTGTGGCCGCTGGTGGCGCGTTGGTTGAGCGATCAGCAGACGCCGTTACTGGGCGAAAAGGCGGATCTGGCAGCCGCCGTTTGA
- the rraA gene encoding ribonuclease E activity regulator RraA: MNHYLTPDLCDAYPELVQVLEPMFSNFGGRDSFGGEIVTIKCFEDNSLVKEQAELKGNGKVLVVDGGGSLRRALLGDMIAEKAAKNGWEGLVIYGCIRDVDVIAQTDLGVQALASHPMKTEKRGIGDLNVAVTFAGVTFQPGHYIYADNNGVIVSPSPLKMPE, from the coding sequence ATGAACCATTACCTTACGCCTGACCTGTGCGACGCCTATCCGGAGCTGGTCCAGGTGCTGGAACCGATGTTCAGCAATTTCGGCGGGCGTGATTCGTTCGGCGGCGAAATCGTGACCATCAAGTGCTTCGAAGACAACTCGCTGGTCAAGGAACAAGCGGAACTCAAGGGCAACGGCAAGGTGCTGGTGGTCGATGGCGGTGGTTCCCTGCGTCGTGCGCTGCTGGGCGACATGATCGCCGAGAAAGCTGCGAAAAACGGCTGGGAAGGGCTGGTGATCTACGGCTGCATCCGCGACGTCGACGTCATCGCGCAGACCGATCTGGGCGTGCAGGCGCTGGCCAGTCACCCGATGAAAACCGAAAAACGCGGTATCGGCGACCTCAACGTGGCGGTGACTTTTGCCGGTGTGACGTTTCAACCGGGCCACTACATTTATGCGGATAACAACGGCGTGATCGTCTCGCCGAGCCCGCTGAAGATGCCTGAATAA
- a CDS encoding zinc transporter ZntB, giving the protein MFEEENAQWGLVHALVLDGKGGARSIARTELDDLQLQAHESLWLHWDRSHPQTQTWLRKSSGLNEFTCDLLLEENTRPRLLPLPDSELLLFLRGVNLNPGAEPEDMVSVRIFASAQRVISLRLRPLRATDELLADLADGKGPKTSSELILYLAQFLTNKVQDLVTCLSEIADEEEEKMDADERYTPEHGAILHIRRRAAGLKRFLAPQRDIFGQLTRIKMPWFVDDDADYWNELNNSLTRYLEELELTRERVGLVLEAEDRRLSERMNRTMYRFGIITCIFLPMSFITGLLGINVGGIPFSSSPYGFLIACLTVLALAFGQWWLFRRLRWV; this is encoded by the coding sequence ATGTTCGAGGAAGAAAACGCGCAATGGGGGCTGGTGCATGCCCTGGTGCTGGACGGTAAAGGCGGTGCGCGTTCGATAGCCCGGACTGAGCTCGACGATTTGCAGTTGCAGGCGCATGAAAGCCTGTGGCTGCATTGGGATCGCAGTCATCCGCAAACCCAGACCTGGCTGCGCAAATCCAGCGGGCTCAACGAGTTCACCTGCGACCTGCTACTTGAAGAGAACACACGACCACGCCTGTTGCCGCTGCCGGATTCCGAGCTGCTGCTGTTTCTGCGCGGGGTCAATCTCAATCCGGGGGCTGAGCCTGAAGACATGGTCTCGGTGCGGATTTTTGCTTCTGCGCAACGGGTGATTTCCCTGCGTTTGCGTCCGTTGCGTGCCACCGATGAGTTGTTGGCTGACCTGGCGGATGGTAAAGGCCCGAAAACCTCCTCTGAACTCATCCTTTATCTGGCGCAGTTCCTCACCAACAAGGTGCAGGATCTGGTCACTTGCCTCTCGGAAATCGCCGATGAGGAAGAAGAAAAGATGGATGCCGACGAACGGTATACCCCGGAGCACGGCGCCATTTTGCACATCCGTCGCAGGGCGGCCGGACTCAAGCGTTTTCTCGCTCCGCAACGAGACATTTTTGGTCAACTGACGCGGATCAAAATGCCGTGGTTTGTCGATGATGACGCCGATTACTGGAACGAACTGAACAACAGCCTGACCCGCTATCTCGAAGAGCTCGAATTGACCCGAGAGCGCGTGGGGCTTGTGCTGGAGGCCGAAGACCGGCGTTTGAGCGAACGCATGAATCGCACGATGTACCGCTTCGGGATCATCACCTGCATTTTTTTACCGATGAGTTTCATCACCGGCCTGTTGGGTATCAACGTTGGCGGAATTCCATTCTCCAGCAGCCCCTATGGTTTCCTGATCGCCTGTTTGACGGTGCTCGCCCTGGCCTTCGGTCAGTGGTGGTTATTCCGTCGTTTGCGCTGGGTATGA
- a CDS encoding mechanosensitive ion channel domain-containing protein, with product MELDLWTQSLVTAMTALWTKVANFIPNLFGALVVLLLGFVVAKLLDTLLSKLLAKLGLDRLMGGTGLTKLMSRAGLQVPISTLIGKIVYWFVLLIFLVSAAESLGLERVSATLDMLALYLPKVFGAALVLLVGVLLAQLANGLVRGAAEGVGLDYASGLGRIAQGLVIIISISVAISQLEVKTDLLNHVIVIVLITVGLAVALAMGLGSREIAGQILAGIYVRELYQVGQQVRVGEVEGQIEEIGTVKTTLLTDEGELVSLSNRILLEQHVSSR from the coding sequence ATGGAACTTGATCTCTGGACTCAGAGCCTCGTCACTGCAATGACTGCGTTGTGGACCAAAGTCGCCAACTTCATCCCGAACCTGTTCGGCGCACTGGTCGTGCTGCTGTTGGGTTTTGTCGTGGCCAAACTGCTCGATACCTTGTTGTCCAAGTTGCTCGCCAAACTGGGCCTCGATCGCCTGATGGGCGGCACAGGGCTGACCAAGTTGATGTCGCGTGCGGGGCTGCAAGTACCGATCTCGACTCTGATCGGCAAGATCGTCTATTGGTTCGTTCTGCTTATTTTCCTGGTTTCTGCAGCAGAGTCCCTTGGACTTGAGCGAGTTTCAGCTACGCTGGATATGCTGGCGTTGTATTTGCCGAAAGTATTCGGCGCCGCGCTGGTGTTGCTGGTAGGTGTTCTGCTCGCGCAACTGGCCAATGGCCTGGTGCGCGGGGCGGCAGAAGGCGTGGGCCTGGACTACGCTTCGGGATTGGGGCGAATTGCACAAGGGCTGGTGATCATCATCAGCATCTCGGTCGCGATCAGTCAGCTTGAGGTCAAGACTGACCTGCTGAACCATGTGATCGTCATCGTATTGATTACCGTTGGTCTGGCGGTTGCGCTGGCCATGGGTTTGGGAAGCCGGGAAATTGCCGGTCAGATTCTCGCGGGAATCTATGTGCGTGAGTTGTATCAGGTTGGGCAACAAGTGCGTGTTGGCGAGGTCGAAGGCCAGATCGAAGAGATCGGCACGGTTAAAACCACATTGCTGACCGATGAGGGTGAGCTAGTCTCTCTTTCCAATCGGATCCTGCTGGAACAGCATGTGAGTAGCCGCTAA
- the sigX gene encoding RNA polymerase sigma factor SigX yields MNKAQTLSTRYDPRELSDEELVARSHTELFHVTRAYEELMRRYQRTLFNVCARYLGNDRDADDVCQEVMLKVLYGLKNFEGKSKFKTWLYSITYNECITQYRKERRKRRLMDALSLDPLEEASEEKAPKPEEKGGLDRWLVYVNPIDREILVLRFVAELEFQEIADIMHMGLSATKMRYKRALDKLREKFAGIAET; encoded by the coding sequence TTGAATAAAGCCCAAACGCTATCCACGCGCTACGACCCCCGCGAACTCTCTGATGAGGAGTTGGTCGCGCGCTCGCATACCGAGCTTTTTCACGTAACGCGCGCTTATGAAGAACTGATGCGGCGTTACCAGCGAACATTATTTAACGTCTGTGCGAGATATCTTGGGAACGATCGCGACGCAGACGATGTCTGTCAGGAAGTCATGTTGAAGGTGCTGTACGGCCTGAAGAACTTCGAGGGCAAATCGAAGTTCAAGACATGGCTATACAGCATCACGTACAACGAATGTATTACGCAGTATCGGAAGGAACGGCGAAAGCGTCGCTTGATGGACGCATTGAGTCTTGACCCCCTTGAGGAAGCGTCCGAAGAAAAGGCGCCAAAACCCGAGGAGAAGGGCGGGCTTGATCGCTGGCTGGTGTATGTGAACCCGATTGACCGCGAAATTCTGGTGCTACGATTTGTCGCAGAACTGGAATTTCAGGAGATCGCAGACATCATGCACATGGGTTTGAGTGCGACAAAAATGCGTTACAAACGTGCTCTAGATAAATTGCGTGAGAAATTTGCAGGCATTGCTGAAACTTAG
- a CDS encoding OmpA family protein: protein MKLKNTLGLAIGSLIAATSFGALAQGQGAVEIEGFAKKEQFDSARNFKNNGNLFGGSIGYFLTDDVELRLGYDEVHNVRSDDGRNIKGANTALDALYHFNNPGDMLRPYVSAGFSDQSIGQNGSGGRDRSTFANVGAGAKLYFTENFYARAGVEAQYNIDQGDTEWAPSVGIGVNFGGGSKPAAAPVPAPAEVCSDSDNDGVCDNVDKCPDTPANVTVDADGCPAVAEVVRVELDVKFDFDKSVVKPNSYGDIKNLADFMKQYPSTTTTVEGHTDSVGPDAYNQKLSERRANAVKQVLTNQYGVESSRVQSVGYGESRPVADNKTEAGRAVNRRVEAQVEAQAK, encoded by the coding sequence ATGAAACTGAAAAACACCTTGGGCTTGGCCATTGGTTCTCTGATTGCCGCCACTTCGTTCGGCGCTCTGGCACAAGGCCAAGGCGCAGTTGAAATCGAAGGCTTCGCAAAGAAAGAACAATTCGACAGCGCTCGTAACTTCAAAAACAACGGCAACCTGTTCGGTGGCTCGATCGGTTACTTCCTGACCGACGACGTTGAACTGCGTCTGGGCTACGACGAAGTACACAACGTTCGTTCCGACGACGGTCGTAACATCAAGGGCGCCAACACCGCTCTGGACGCTCTGTACCACTTCAACAACCCGGGCGACATGCTGCGTCCGTACGTTTCGGCTGGTTTCTCCGATCAGAGCATCGGTCAGAACGGTTCCGGCGGTCGTGACCGCTCCACCTTCGCCAACGTTGGCGCTGGTGCAAAACTGTACTTCACCGAAAACTTCTACGCCCGTGCTGGCGTTGAAGCTCAGTACAACATCGACCAGGGCGACACCGAGTGGGCTCCTAGCGTCGGTATCGGTGTGAACTTCGGTGGCGGCTCCAAGCCTGCTGCTGCTCCAGTTCCAGCACCAGCTGAAGTCTGCTCCGACAGCGACAACGATGGCGTTTGCGACAACGTTGACAAGTGCCCAGACACCCCAGCCAACGTAACTGTTGACGCTGATGGCTGCCCGGCAGTTGCTGAAGTTGTTCGTGTTGAGCTGGACGTGAAGTTCGACTTCGACAAGTCGGTAGTCAAGCCTAACAGCTACGGCGACATCAAAAACCTGGCTGACTTCATGAAGCAGTACCCATCCACCACCACTACTGTTGAAGGTCACACTGACTCCGTCGGTCCTGACGCTTACAACCAGAAACTGTCTGAGCGTCGTGCAAACGCCGTTAAGCAAGTTCTGACCAACCAGTACGGTGTTGAATCGTCCCGCGTTCAGTCTGTTGGCTACGGCGAATCCCGCCCAGTTGCTGACAACAAAACTGAAGCTGGCCGCGCTGTAAACCGTCGCGTAGAAGCGCAGGTTGAAGCTCAAGCTAAGTAA